In Phacochoerus africanus isolate WHEZ1 chromosome 16, ROS_Pafr_v1, whole genome shotgun sequence, one genomic interval encodes:
- the LOC125117710 gene encoding uncharacterized protein LOC125117710, translating to MQPYLANWVTAAVVSQEKVAPEEGWPFTQHDCCVPVRRGTEARQKTRRSPAVMGAEGTDTAASQQRRGTREPQQLKGADASLPPGLSFLVTRPEPPREAKTEAWTEVLCCDMCNKADSAQEQMCLWPLAVSLQGMPKTVLLSPQHLKDTDYKAVPKITYKPLWELPCSGADPTGGCCCHAPHGALTHVCLPESRRAVACS from the exons ATGCAGCCTTATTTGGCGAACTGGGTCACCGCAGCTGTGGTAAGTCAGGAAAAGGTCGCGCCAGAGGAGGGCTGGCCCTTCACCCAGCATGACTGCTGTGTCCCCGTGAGACGAGGGACAGAGGCCAGACAGAAGACGCGGAGAAGCCCCGCCGTGATGGGGGCGGAGGGGACTGACACCGCTGCCAGCCAGCAACGCCGAGGCACCCGGGAGCCCCAGCAGCTGAAAGGGGCTGACGCCTCGCTGCCTCCAGGACTGTCGTTTCTCGTCACCCGGCCTGAGCCACCCCGGGAAGCGAAGACAGAGGCGTGGACTGAG GTGCTTTGCTGTGACATGTGTAACAAAGCAGACTCTGCCCAGGAGCAGATGTGTTTGTGGCCACTTGCCGTGTCCTTGCAGGGAATGCCAAAGACTGTACTGTTGTCACCACAGCATCTGAAGGACACGGATTACAAAGCAGTACCTAAGATAACTTATAAGCCACTTTGGGAGCTGCCATGCTCTGGCGCGGACCCCACGGGTGGGTGCTGCTGTCACGCTCCGCACGGCGCCCTGACCCACGTGTGCCTGCCCGAGTCACGTCGAGCAGTGGCCTGCAGCTGA